A window of Campylobacter concisus contains these coding sequences:
- the abc-f gene encoding ribosomal protection-like ABC-F family protein: MALIDLIDVSKKFGANEILNAVNFSVNENEKIAIIGKNGSGKSTLMKIISGEVAADSGRRIVQSLISVEMLAQTPNFNATFTVRQALNNELKEIFDAISEYEKSGVLLANDPENKEILKEQERLLKFIEAKDGWNIEHKIERILQEFKLKEYENRPICSLSGGEIRRVALGALILKKPDVLLLDEPTNHLDVYMVKFLEDMLKGSNQSIVFISHDRYFIDALATRCVEVEDASLKNFEGGYANYLTKKEEILASLAKSHETLLKQLKAEEEWLRRGVKARLKRNEGRKERVLAMREEAKKNPGVIRRVRLELERASKNFNQTQSQNRKKMLFEFKNLSKSIDGKVLFEKFDARVLQGERIAIVGRNGSGKSTLLKILLGLEKPSSGEIKRGEVSIGYFDQARNVLDDDKSLIETFCPNGGDHVLVRGRNMHVYGYLKNFLFPKEFLDKKIGVLSGGEKNRVALALLFIKTYDVLVLDEPTNDLDIATINILEDYLQSFEGAILLVSHDRYFVDKMANKLWAFEGTKINVLYEEYSVYLELEDELKELDKFEKELANNQNEAKQKSKTGIKLSYKQTQILNTYPDKISALEAKISELNEGLSDPKIYQEVGLTKLYEELEKAKTELECLENEYFEVLEIAEALE; encoded by the coding sequence ATGGCATTAATCGACCTGATAGACGTAAGTAAAAAATTTGGCGCAAATGAGATTTTAAACGCTGTAAATTTTAGTGTAAATGAAAATGAAAAGATAGCGATCATTGGCAAAAATGGCAGCGGTAAAAGCACGCTTATGAAGATCATCTCTGGCGAGGTGGCAGCTGATAGTGGCAGACGCATAGTGCAAAGCCTAATAAGCGTCGAGATGCTAGCTCAAACTCCAAATTTTAACGCAACTTTTACCGTAAGGCAGGCGCTAAATAACGAGCTAAAAGAGATATTTGATGCGATAAGCGAATATGAAAAGAGCGGTGTTTTACTAGCAAATGACCCAGAGAACAAAGAAATTTTAAAAGAGCAAGAGAGACTTTTAAAATTTATAGAGGCAAAGGATGGCTGGAATATCGAGCATAAGATCGAGCGAATTTTGCAAGAATTTAAGCTAAAAGAGTATGAAAATAGGCCCATTTGCTCGCTTAGTGGCGGCGAGATCAGACGCGTGGCACTGGGTGCGCTCATCCTTAAAAAGCCAGATGTGCTGCTACTTGACGAGCCGACAAACCACCTTGATGTTTACATGGTCAAATTTCTTGAAGATATGCTAAAGGGCTCAAATCAAAGCATAGTTTTTATAAGCCACGATAGGTATTTTATCGATGCACTGGCAACCAGGTGTGTTGAGGTTGAGGATGCAAGCTTAAAAAATTTCGAGGGTGGATATGCAAACTATCTAACCAAAAAAGAGGAAATTTTAGCAAGCCTTGCAAAGTCGCATGAGACGCTACTAAAACAGCTAAAGGCTGAAGAGGAGTGGCTAAGAAGAGGCGTGAAAGCTAGGCTAAAGCGAAACGAGGGTAGAAAAGAGCGGGTGCTCGCTATGCGCGAGGAGGCTAAGAAAAATCCAGGTGTGATAAGGCGCGTGAGGCTAGAACTTGAGCGTGCGAGTAAAAATTTCAACCAAACGCAGAGCCAAAACCGCAAAAAAATGCTCTTTGAGTTTAAAAATTTAAGCAAAAGCATAGATGGTAAGGTGCTTTTTGAAAAATTTGACGCAAGAGTTTTGCAAGGCGAGAGGATCGCCATAGTCGGGCGAAATGGTAGCGGCAAAAGCACGCTACTTAAAATTTTGCTAGGACTTGAAAAACCAAGTAGCGGCGAGATAAAAAGAGGCGAGGTGAGTATCGGCTATTTTGATCAGGCTAGAAATGTCCTTGATGACGATAAGAGCCTGATCGAGACATTTTGCCCAAACGGTGGCGACCACGTGCTAGTTCGTGGGCGAAATATGCACGTTTATGGCTATCTTAAAAATTTCCTTTTCCCAAAAGAATTTTTAGATAAAAAGATAGGTGTTTTAAGTGGCGGTGAAAAAAACCGCGTGGCACTTGCACTTCTTTTTATAAAAACCTACGACGTGCTGGTGCTCGACGAGCCAACAAACGACCTTGATATCGCAACTATTAACATTTTAGAGGATTATTTGCAAAGCTTTGAGGGGGCGATCTTACTTGTTAGCCACGATAGGTACTTCGTCGATAAGATGGCAAATAAGCTTTGGGCGTTTGAGGGCACAAAGATAAATGTCTTGTATGAAGAGTATAGCGTCTATTTGGAGCTTGAAGATGAGCTAAAAGAGCTTGATAAATTTGAAAAAGAGCTTGCAAATAACCAAAATGAAGCCAAGCAAAAGAGCAAAACCGGCATAAAGCTAAGCTACAAACAAACGCAAATTTTAAATACATATCCAGATAAAATTTCGGCCCTTGAAGCAAAAATTTCTGAGCTAAATGAAGGTTTAAGCGATCCAAAAATTTATCAAGAAGTGGGGCTAACTAAGCTTTATGAAGAACTTGAAAAGGCAAAAACTGAGCTTGAGTGCCTAGAAAATGAGTACTTTGAAGTGCTTGAGATCGCCGAGGCACTGGAGTAG
- a CDS encoding MATE family efflux transporter produces MNLSMRKLVVPIFLDMFLHFITLIINTYMVTKVSVHLVGAMGAGNQVMDLFMTIFNFLSIGCSVVVAQALGAKKNDLASNVIHASITSNTLFGIFSAIVIYVFGYNILNLLNVPKELINDSFSYLHILGFALLFDGIGMVLAAVLRVYNLATAVMLTSVLMNVITILGNAISLFGWFNLPNLGLQGVAISTLVGRLVGIFVLAYMLSQKAKVKIYFKKLLVVPFEILKKILSIGLPSAGENLLWMAQYMVAFGFVASMGEASLSVQTIYFQITLLILLCGASISVANEVIVGHLVGASEFNEAYTRTFRALRLGVFITLVVVLIAYALKHQIMNALNLNENLRAIMLPLFTLSIFLEAGRTFNIVIVNALRASGDAKFPLATGLIFMWGLSLPLGYFLGIYLGWGIIGVWIGFCADEWLRGLANTWRWRSKKWQEKRLV; encoded by the coding sequence ATGAACTTATCTATGAGAAAACTCGTAGTTCCGATATTTTTGGATATGTTTTTACACTTCATTACGCTCATCATCAACACCTACATGGTGACAAAAGTGAGTGTGCATCTAGTTGGTGCCATGGGTGCTGGCAATCAAGTGATGGATCTTTTTATGACCATTTTTAACTTCCTAAGCATTGGCTGTTCAGTCGTCGTCGCCCAAGCGCTGGGAGCTAAAAAGAACGATCTTGCTTCAAACGTCATACACGCAAGTATCACGTCAAATACGCTCTTTGGTATCTTCTCGGCTATCGTCATCTACGTCTTTGGCTACAACATCTTAAATTTACTAAACGTGCCAAAAGAGCTTATAAATGATAGCTTCTCATATCTTCACATCCTTGGCTTTGCCCTACTTTTTGATGGTATCGGCATGGTGCTAGCTGCGGTGCTTCGCGTATATAATCTAGCAACTGCTGTTATGCTAACTTCGGTTTTAATGAACGTAATTACGATTTTAGGCAATGCTATCTCCCTTTTTGGCTGGTTTAATCTGCCAAATTTAGGCCTACAAGGAGTCGCTATCTCGACACTTGTTGGCAGACTAGTAGGCATTTTTGTGCTAGCTTATATGCTAAGTCAAAAGGCAAAAGTTAAAATTTACTTTAAAAAGCTACTTGTCGTGCCATTTGAAATTTTAAAGAAAATCCTCTCAATCGGCCTTCCAAGCGCAGGCGAAAATTTACTCTGGATGGCGCAATACATGGTCGCTTTTGGCTTTGTGGCAAGCATGGGCGAGGCTAGCCTTAGCGTGCAGACCATTTACTTTCAGATCACGCTTCTTATCTTGCTTTGTGGAGCGAGCATTAGCGTGGCAAACGAGGTCATTGTAGGACATTTAGTTGGAGCAAGCGAGTTTAACGAGGCCTACACAAGGACATTTAGAGCGCTAAGACTTGGAGTTTTTATAACGCTTGTAGTCGTGCTTATAGCTTATGCGCTAAAGCATCAAATCATGAACGCACTAAATTTAAACGAAAATTTACGTGCGATCATGTTGCCACTTTTTACACTTTCGATATTTCTTGAAGCGGGCAGAACCTTTAACATTGTCATCGTAAATGCCCTTCGTGCAAGCGGTGATGCAAAATTTCCACTAGCAACTGGGCTTATCTTTATGTGGGGGCTTTCACTGCCACTTGGATATTTTTTAGGCATCTATCTTGGTTGGGGGATTATCGGCGTTTGGATAGGGTTTTGTGCTGATGAATGGCTAAGAGGCCTTGCAAATACGTGGCGTTGGAGAAGTAAAAAATGGCAAGAAAAACGCCTAGTTTAA
- a CDS encoding M48 family metallopeptidase has protein sequence MARKTPSLKQKSIILDFYGLSVLINFKTNVKSMRLRVGKDAKITLSMPFYSTQKMALSFLEMHKIWLENTYKKAIANLPKDDEMKFLGQIYKIKFDENFKEPFFDGEIVFTPNLKGLERFKKVRAKELFLELVSHFQPFINKPIKRIVIRNSKTRWGSCNHKKGYINLSLRLIEKPLSAVHYVVLHELTHLLYPHHQKSFYDFIEKIMPDYKKQEQILKA, from the coding sequence ATGGCAAGAAAAACGCCTAGTTTAAAGCAAAAGAGCATAATTTTAGACTTTTATGGGCTAAGCGTTTTAATAAATTTTAAAACAAATGTAAAATCCATGCGTCTAAGAGTTGGCAAGGACGCTAAGATCACGCTTTCTATGCCATTTTACAGCACGCAAAAGATGGCTCTTAGCTTTCTTGAGATGCATAAAATTTGGCTCGAAAATACTTACAAAAAAGCCATTGCAAATTTACCAAAAGATGATGAGATGAAATTTCTTGGACAAATTTATAAGATAAAATTTGATGAAAATTTTAAAGAGCCATTTTTTGATGGCGAGATTGTCTTTACTCCAAATTTAAAAGGTCTTGAGCGTTTTAAAAAAGTAAGGGCAAAAGAGCTATTTTTAGAGCTTGTAAGCCATTTTCAGCCTTTTATAAATAAGCCAATCAAGCGCATCGTCATACGAAACAGCAAAACTCGCTGGGGTAGTTGCAACCACAAAAAAGGCTATATAAACCTAAGCCTAAGACTCATAGAAAAGCCGCTCTCAGCCGTGCACTACGTCGTTCTTCACGAGCTAACACACCTACTCTATCCGCATCATCAAAAAAGTTTTTACGATTTTATAGAAAAAATCATGCCTGATTATAAAAAACAAGAGCAAATTTTAAAAGCGTAA
- a CDS encoding tetratricopeptide repeat protein has product MKKMIFISILAACAFAGNFEDGLKAYGSSNFKEALAKFEAGCLANDVKSCVKVGAIYQLGKTALPNPNKALEYYNKACEAGEVKGCSAAGGLYLNTEPQKARELFNKACDKNDGYSCEMVGSILIEAKEFKKAYEFLVKGCELGDKMSCEFAGDLRRSKQL; this is encoded by the coding sequence ATGAAAAAAATGATTTTTATCTCAATATTAGCTGCTTGTGCTTTTGCAGGTAACTTTGAAGATGGCCTAAAGGCATATGGGAGCTCGAATTTCAAAGAAGCTTTGGCTAAATTTGAAGCAGGATGTTTGGCAAATGATGTAAAATCTTGCGTAAAAGTTGGAGCGATTTACCAACTAGGAAAAACAGCTCTACCTAATCCAAACAAGGCCTTAGAGTACTATAATAAAGCTTGCGAAGCTGGTGAGGTTAAAGGTTGCTCGGCAGCTGGTGGACTTTATCTAAATACTGAGCCACAAAAAGCAAGAGAACTTTTCAATAAAGCTTGTGATAAGAATGATGGATATTCTTGCGAGATGGTAGGTTCTATCTTGATAGAGGCTAAAGAATTTAAAAAAGCTTATGAATTTTTAGTAAAAGGCTGCGAATTAGGCGATAAGATGTCTTGCGAATTTGCAGGCGATCTAAGACGCTCAAAACAACTATAA
- a CDS encoding TRAP transporter permease, whose amino-acid sequence MNEVKDNEEQFVEVKTREINSNFYNYFIAIVCFSWSVFQLYIAYFPLNTNISRSIHLAFAVGLVFLLYPVTFHKKAHSSLPFYDLVFCVVGVVAVLYPAVYFYELADRTGDYITQDIVISFLAIIVLLEAGRRVMGPALPIICILFLIYDHFGPYMPDIIAHQGASFEKIAGHMFLTTEGIFGVPIGVSVSFIYLFVLFGSLLERAGAGQYFINLAFSLLGKYRGGPAKASVIASGLTGMVSGSSTANVVTVGTFTIPLMKKAGLSRTKAGAIEVAAGVNGQLMPPIMGAAAFIIAEFLGMTYTNVMMAAIIPAFACYLSLFFIVHLESVKLGLKGINQSEFHSRFKIFVSGLHYITPILILLYTLLIAKESAIAAAFNAIGFLFLIMIFQEPVKKLASGEKVGINDVLIGFEDIFWAMVAAAKSMTTIAIATALAGIIVGSISLTGLGQVLSDLVELLAGDNIVMILLLTAMMSLILGMGLPTTANYIVVSSLVAPVILFLAHKNGFLIPAIAVHLFVFYFGILADDTPPVGIAAYAAAGIAKANPITVGVQGFFYDLRTAILPFAFFFNNKLMLIESVNEGDPLDSKGIVWMSNPLEILLVFGMAIVGMFAFSSLLQGYYVTKLRIWERILLIPVVPLALVPNICVKFNLIPNEYTAYIVAAVLYGFVFMTQWGIKDKPLDQIKII is encoded by the coding sequence ATGAACGAAGTCAAAGACAACGAAGAACAATTTGTCGAAGTAAAAACAAGGGAGATAAATAGCAATTTTTATAACTATTTTATTGCGATTGTATGCTTTTCTTGGTCAGTTTTTCAGCTTTATATAGCTTATTTTCCGCTTAATACAAATATTTCGCGCTCAATACACTTAGCCTTTGCGGTTGGGCTTGTATTTTTGCTTTATCCAGTCACTTTTCATAAAAAGGCACATTCTAGTTTGCCATTTTACGATCTGGTCTTTTGTGTGGTAGGCGTTGTTGCCGTACTTTATCCAGCGGTTTATTTTTATGAACTAGCTGATAGGACAGGGGACTACATCACGCAAGATATCGTCATATCATTTTTGGCGATCATTGTCTTGCTTGAGGCTGGCAGGCGTGTCATGGGGCCAGCACTTCCAATTATTTGTATATTATTTTTGATATATGATCACTTTGGTCCTTATATGCCAGACATTATCGCTCATCAGGGTGCCAGCTTTGAAAAGATCGCAGGCCATATGTTTTTGACGACTGAGGGTATATTTGGTGTACCTATCGGAGTTAGCGTTAGTTTTATCTATCTTTTTGTTCTCTTTGGCTCATTGCTTGAGAGGGCAGGTGCTGGGCAATATTTCATAAATTTAGCTTTCTCTCTTCTTGGCAAATATAGAGGTGGCCCGGCTAAGGCTTCAGTCATCGCAAGTGGTCTAACAGGCATGGTTTCAGGAAGCTCCACAGCAAATGTTGTAACCGTTGGCACATTTACCATACCGCTTATGAAAAAAGCTGGTCTTTCTCGCACAAAAGCTGGAGCTATCGAGGTTGCAGCTGGTGTAAATGGACAGCTCATGCCTCCTATCATGGGTGCGGCTGCTTTTATCATCGCTGAGTTTTTGGGCATGACATATACAAATGTCATGATGGCAGCGATTATCCCAGCGTTTGCTTGCTATTTGTCGCTATTTTTTATCGTTCATTTAGAGAGCGTCAAGCTTGGCTTAAAAGGTATAAATCAAAGCGAGTTTCACTCAAGATTTAAAATTTTTGTAAGTGGCCTTCACTATATAACTCCGATTTTGATTTTACTTTATACACTATTAATCGCAAAAGAATCAGCCATCGCTGCGGCGTTTAATGCGATTGGATTTTTATTTTTAATAATGATCTTTCAAGAGCCAGTTAAAAAACTAGCAAGTGGCGAAAAAGTTGGAATAAATGATGTGTTAATAGGCTTTGAAGATATATTTTGGGCGATGGTTGCAGCCGCAAAAAGTATGACAACGATCGCTATAGCAACCGCACTTGCAGGTATCATCGTGGGCTCTATCTCTTTAACTGGCCTTGGCCAAGTACTTTCAGATTTAGTTGAGTTACTTGCTGGTGATAATATAGTTATGATATTGCTTCTTACTGCGATGATGTCACTTATACTAGGAATGGGTCTTCCAACGACAGCAAACTACATCGTAGTTTCAAGCCTTGTGGCACCTGTTATTTTATTTTTAGCGCACAAAAATGGCTTTTTAATCCCAGCCATTGCTGTGCATCTTTTTGTCTTTTACTTTGGAATTTTAGCTGATGATACGCCACCAGTTGGTATCGCAGCTTATGCAGCAGCTGGCATTGCTAAAGCAAATCCTATAACCGTTGGCGTTCAAGGATTCTTTTATGATCTAAGAACGGCGATCTTGCCATTTGCCTTTTTCTTTAACAACAAACTTATGCTGATAGAAAGCGTAAATGAGGGCGATCCGCTTGATTCAAAAGGAATAGTTTGGATGAGTAATCCGCTTGAAATTTTACTTGTCTTTGGTATGGCGATCGTGGGAATGTTTGCATTTTCAAGCTTACTTCAAGGCTACTATGTCACAAAGCTTAGAATTTGGGAGCGTATTCTTTTGATCCCTGTTGTGCCACTAGCTCTTGTACCAAATATATGTGTGAAATTTAATCTTATACCAAACGAATACACTGCTTATATCGTAGCTGCTGTACTTTATGGATTTGTTTTTATGACTCAATGGGGTATTAAAGATAAACCACTTGATCAAATAAAAATAATTTAA
- a CDS encoding TAXI family TRAP transporter solute-binding subunit: MKTTSLALAGLLLATTLSAKEFISIGTGGMTGTYYPIGGAICRLANKNTNVKCSVQSTGGSVYNVNNVLKKELTFGFVQSDVVYDKYNGTGKFDGAKDENLRSVVAIYPELLAFVVAKDSGLTSDLASFAGKKYNVGNPGSGNEVSTLEVFKAKGFDVSKLGYRGVLTVGECPHALKDKKIDGYSFVVGHPTANITDAATSLPIDILNIEGSEIDKLLADKPYFAKGVIPKGSYDGVDHDVNTIGVKAVLVTNKDTKDEAVKAVIKAILDNFDEYKTLHPALKSVNKEDLVQGLSAPLHPAAEAAFKEAGILK, from the coding sequence ATGAAAACTACTTCTTTGGCACTTGCTGGCTTGCTTTTAGCAACAACTCTTTCAGCAAAAGAATTTATCAGTATTGGTACTGGCGGCATGACAGGCACTTATTATCCGATAGGTGGAGCGATTTGCCGTTTAGCAAACAAAAATACTAATGTAAAATGCTCAGTTCAATCAACTGGCGGCTCAGTCTATAACGTGAATAACGTCCTCAAAAAAGAGCTTACATTTGGCTTTGTTCAAAGTGATGTCGTTTATGATAAATATAACGGCACTGGCAAATTTGACGGAGCAAAAGATGAAAATTTACGATCAGTAGTTGCCATCTATCCAGAACTTCTTGCATTTGTTGTGGCAAAAGATAGCGGTCTAACAAGCGATCTTGCTTCATTTGCAGGCAAAAAGTATAACGTTGGAAACCCAGGCAGCGGTAACGAAGTAAGCACGCTTGAAGTCTTCAAAGCAAAGGGCTTTGACGTTTCAAAACTAGGATATCGCGGTGTTTTAACAGTTGGTGAATGCCCACACGCACTAAAAGATAAAAAGATAGACGGATATAGCTTTGTTGTCGGCCACCCAACCGCAAACATCACTGACGCTGCGACATCTTTGCCTATTGATATCTTAAATATCGAAGGTAGCGAGATTGACAAGCTTCTTGCGGACAAGCCATACTTTGCAAAAGGCGTGATCCCAAAAGGCTCATATGATGGCGTAGATCACGATGTAAATACTATCGGCGTAAAAGCTGTTTTGGTAACTAATAAAGATACAAAAGATGAGGCTGTAAAAGCTGTGATAAAAGCTATTTTAGACAACTTTGATGAGTATAAAACTCTTCACCCAGCGCTAAAATCAGTAAACAAAGAAGATCTTGTTCAAGGTCTTTCAGCTCCGCTTCACCCAGCTGCAGAGGCTGCATTTAAAGAGGCTGGTATTTTAAAATAA
- a CDS encoding phosphate ABC transporter substrate-binding protein, which produces MKKSLMLAASMLLLSLNFASGADEKTQVSFSGSSTLAPVIAKISTDFIEKYETWDKVDSALPNKNITIFVSAGGSGAGVKAVLDHVADFGMLARDVKDSEKAKIKDMKAYTLGIDALCVAVNPENEVIKLKGGNLSKDEIIKIFSGEYKKWSDLDKSLPNDEIVVVTRDLGGGAHEVFQKKIMKDVKVSKNVIQSPSMGALVSKIIENKNAIGYASFGITNQNKGKLIPLNVDGVEPTVKNIVDGKYYISRPLIIVKSGDLSKSEQIFVDVLNSAEGQKTIEKMGFIPVK; this is translated from the coding sequence ATGAAAAAATCACTTATGTTGGCCGCTTCAATGCTGCTTTTATCTCTAAATTTCGCTTCTGGTGCGGACGAAAAAACACAAGTTAGCTTTAGTGGCTCATCTACTCTAGCTCCAGTCATCGCTAAAATTTCAACCGACTTTATCGAAAAGTACGAGACTTGGGATAAAGTAGATAGCGCATTGCCAAACAAAAATATCACCATCTTTGTCTCAGCTGGTGGCTCTGGTGCTGGCGTGAAAGCCGTGCTTGATCATGTCGCTGACTTTGGCATGCTAGCTCGCGACGTAAAAGATAGTGAAAAAGCAAAGATCAAAGATATGAAAGCCTATACGCTTGGCATAGATGCACTTTGCGTGGCTGTAAACCCAGAAAATGAGGTGATAAAGCTAAAGGGCGGAAATTTGAGTAAAGATGAGATTATCAAAATTTTCTCAGGCGAGTACAAAAAGTGGAGCGACCTTGACAAATCCCTACCAAATGACGAAATTGTCGTAGTTACAAGAGATCTAGGTGGCGGCGCTCACGAGGTATTTCAAAAAAAGATAATGAAAGATGTAAAAGTTAGTAAAAATGTCATCCAATCACCTTCAATGGGCGCATTGGTCTCTAAAATCATCGAAAATAAAAATGCTATTGGCTACGCATCTTTTGGTATCACAAATCAAAACAAAGGCAAGCTAATACCGCTAAACGTTGACGGCGTCGAGCCAACTGTTAAAAATATAGTTGATGGTAAATACTACATCTCTCGTCCGCTCATCATCGTAAAAAGTGGCGATCTAAGCAAGAGTGAGCAAATTTTTGTTGACGTGCTAAATTCAGCCGAAGGTCAAAAGACTATCGAAAAAATGGGATTTATACCAGTAAAATAG
- the pstC gene encoding phosphate ABC transporter permease subunit PstC, whose product MTGQIFKGAIYLFTLLSAMLLLLLVGFLLLNSTSFFTEVSLFDFLLNGDWDVSTEPFSFGLFNILVANFVVAFLACIFSFFISLGVTIFICFFTSAWLKHVLDWMIRILAGIPSIIYGFFALYTVVKIIESGLKMSAGESVLAASLILSVMILPFFTSHLLQSVDLLKQNFKTNSDALGVSTGYFIRKVIFRKSIKASISGFILAFSRAAGETMAVMMVIGNTPLFPHLLSKAQTIPSLIALEMGMSEAGSLHYHALIASGFILLVFIFLLNIFIFKFEKNNECF is encoded by the coding sequence ATGACAGGGCAAATTTTTAAAGGCGCGATATATCTTTTTACACTTTTATCCGCCATGCTTTTGCTTTTACTCGTGGGGTTTTTACTGCTAAATTCCACGAGTTTTTTTACAGAAGTAAGCCTCTTTGACTTCTTGCTAAATGGCGACTGGGACGTTAGCACAGAGCCTTTTAGCTTTGGACTCTTTAATATCCTGGTCGCAAATTTCGTAGTTGCGTTTTTAGCTTGCATATTTTCATTTTTTATCTCACTTGGCGTTACTATATTTATATGCTTTTTTACGAGCGCCTGGCTTAAACACGTGCTAGACTGGATGATACGGATACTAGCTGGCATACCCTCTATCATCTATGGATTTTTCGCGCTTTACACGGTTGTAAAAATTATAGAGTCAGGGCTAAAAATGTCTGCTGGCGAGTCAGTTTTGGCAGCTAGCCTCATCCTTAGCGTCATGATACTGCCCTTTTTTACCTCGCACTTGCTCCAAAGTGTTGATCTGCTAAAGCAAAATTTCAAAACAAACTCAGACGCACTTGGCGTAAGCACGGGATATTTTATAAGAAAAGTCATTTTTAGAAAATCCATAAAAGCTAGCATTTCAGGCTTTATACTAGCATTTTCAAGAGCAGCTGGCGAGACGATGGCTGTGATGATGGTCATAGGCAACACCCCGCTTTTTCCGCACCTACTCTCAAAAGCTCAGACCATACCATCTCTAATAGCCCTTGAAATGGGTATGAGCGAGGCTGGCAGCTTGCACTATCACGCCCTTATTGCAAGCGGATTTATCCTGCTTGTTTTTATATTTTTGCTAAATATTTTTATCTTTAAATTTGAGAAAAACAATGAATGCTTTTAA
- a CDS encoding PstA family ABC transporter permease, giving the protein MRKTMNAFKDFIVKFYAYLCVFIVVAVIFWIFYFIFANGISQINLDFLAKNPQGLNLGESGGIRDAIIGSFLLMILSMIFSALLGVSCAIYRQIYCTSSTIKLGLKFIIQTMASIPSILLGMFVYGLFIVSLDIPKSLLTASITLALMVFPFVEVSVEKVISQIDEKMLRDSFALGVDKNFMARKLVLPTIRKNIISILILAGSYAVGATAPLLLTGVVFMAKAEGLLSPVMALPFHLHMLLSQSVATQNAYATALVLIFILIILHLLSAVVLFDIGEKIARYFKHKRS; this is encoded by the coding sequence TTGAGAAAAACAATGAATGCTTTTAAAGATTTTATAGTCAAATTTTACGCCTATCTTTGCGTATTTATAGTGGTTGCGGTGATATTTTGGATATTTTATTTCATCTTTGCAAATGGCATCTCTCAGATAAATTTAGACTTTCTAGCTAAAAATCCACAAGGTTTAAATTTAGGTGAGAGTGGCGGCATAAGAGACGCTATCATAGGCTCATTTTTACTGATGATACTATCTATGATATTTTCTGCGCTCCTTGGCGTTAGCTGCGCCATTTATAGGCAAATTTACTGCACTTCTAGTACGATAAAGCTTGGGCTTAAATTTATCATCCAAACGATGGCCTCCATACCCTCTATCTTGCTTGGGATGTTTGTTTATGGGCTTTTTATCGTTAGTCTTGATATCCCTAAAAGCCTACTAACAGCTAGCATTACGCTTGCTTTGATGGTCTTTCCGTTTGTTGAAGTAAGCGTTGAAAAGGTAATCTCGCAGATCGATGAAAAGATGTTAAGAGATAGCTTCGCGCTTGGCGTTGATAAAAATTTCATGGCCAGAAAGCTTGTTTTGCCAACTATTAGAAAAAATATTATATCGATCTTGATACTAGCTGGCAGCTACGCCGTAGGGGCAACTGCGCCACTACTTTTAACAGGGGTCGTCTTCATGGCAAAGGCCGAGGGCCTGCTCTCACCAGTTATGGCACTGCCTTTTCACCTGCACATGCTCCTAAGCCAGTCAGTCGCAACGCAAAATGCCTACGCCACGGCACTCGTGCTCATTTTTATATTGATCATTTTGCACCTGCTTTCAGCCGTAGTTTTATTTGATATAGGAGAGAAAATTGCCAGATATTTTAAACATAAAAGATCTTAG
- a CDS encoding phosphate ABC transporter ATP-binding protein gives MPDILNIKDLSIFYQDNEILKDLNLNVAENEIICLMGSSGCGKSTFISALNGFLEQKGGRYSGEILFKGENIKNKGEIWLRRKLAILFQDATLFPFSVERNLTYAMEFYEGSIKDKQKRVEELLKSVNLLDEISDLDMPASKLSGGQKQRLCIARMLTTKPEVLMLDEPCSSLDMKNVLIVEDLLKSLSQRYTIIITTHNEEQAKRLDGRIVRIVDKKFTF, from the coding sequence TTGCCAGATATTTTAAACATAAAAGATCTTAGTATTTTTTATCAAGATAATGAAATTTTAAAAGATCTAAATTTAAACGTCGCCGAAAACGAGATCATCTGCCTAATGGGCAGCTCAGGATGTGGTAAATCAACATTTATTTCGGCACTAAATGGCTTTTTAGAGCAAAAAGGCGGCAGATATAGCGGAGAGATACTATTTAAAGGTGAAAATATCAAAAACAAGGGCGAAATTTGGCTAAGACGAAAACTAGCCATACTCTTTCAAGACGCCACGCTCTTTCCTTTTAGTGTAGAAAGAAATTTGACCTATGCGATGGAATTTTATGAAGGCAGCATAAAAGATAAGCAAAAAAGGGTAGAAGAGCTACTTAAAAGTGTAAATTTGCTAGATGAGATAAGTGACTTAGATATGCCAGCTAGCAAGCTCTCTGGCGGTCAAAAGCAAAGACTTTGCATCGCAAGGATGCTAACTACAAAACCTGAAGTGCTCATGCTTGATGAGCCTTGCTCATCGCTTGATATGAAAAATGTCTTGATCGTAGAAGATCTTTTAAAAAGCTTGTCGCAAAGATACACCATCATCATCACCACGCACAATGAAGAGCAGGCAAAAAGGCTTGACGGCAGGATAGTCCGCATAGTAGATAAGAAATTTACATTTTAA